In a genomic window of Corynebacterium lizhenjunii:
- a CDS encoding AbgT family transporter, translating to MSTSTENSTENPAKKTAKNSPKNLTTESTAGTSTQDSPHTPPGGFLGTIEKIGNKLPNPFWLFVILAGLVAVTSWIGAHIGMTATDPQSGETIAVENLLTAEGLSKMVTEAVANFTSFPPLGVILAVMLGVAVAEQSGLLSALVRAMVAKVSPKMLTFVVALTGVTGSVASDAIYVILIPLGAMAFHAVGRSPIVGAMVAFAASSAGFNASLILNITDLLLGGISTSAAQIVDEAYEVSPLANIFFVIPSAVVLSLIITVVTEFFIVRKARELVDHDDLDTSELDFSAHAPAQSADAQSADGQSADAPAAEGQDALSLAPAEARGLMWSGVALLVFLAAFFALIFIPGSPFASPDGEFMNSPLIRSIAIPISLAFFLVGAVYGLVVGTIKEAGDFPEFMAKGLQTLVPMIVLFFMVAQFLAWFSWSNLGVWTAIKGSELLQAWDLPPVLMFAGLVLMVALLNLFITSGSAQWALMAPVVVPMLMYVNVSPEVAQMLFRIGDSPTNIITPMSPYFALALTFLQRYYKRAGVGTLMSLALPYSIAMLVGWFIFFVIWYLIGIPLGPGSPMTYPA from the coding sequence ATGTCCACCTCCACGGAGAACTCGACGGAGAACCCGGCAAAGAAAACCGCCAAGAACTCGCCAAAGAACCTCACCACAGAATCAACCGCAGGTACCAGTACCCAGGACTCCCCACACACCCCGCCGGGTGGATTCTTGGGCACCATCGAAAAGATTGGCAACAAGCTCCCCAACCCTTTCTGGCTGTTTGTGATCCTGGCCGGCCTGGTGGCTGTGACCTCCTGGATTGGCGCGCACATAGGTATGACGGCAACAGATCCCCAAAGTGGGGAGACCATCGCCGTGGAAAACCTCCTCACCGCCGAGGGCCTGTCCAAGATGGTCACGGAGGCCGTCGCTAACTTCACCTCCTTCCCGCCCTTGGGCGTCATCCTGGCCGTCATGCTGGGTGTGGCCGTGGCCGAGCAATCTGGGTTGCTTTCAGCCCTGGTGCGCGCGATGGTGGCCAAGGTCAGCCCCAAGATGCTCACCTTCGTCGTAGCCCTGACCGGCGTGACCGGTTCCGTGGCCTCCGACGCCATCTACGTCATTTTGATTCCGCTGGGAGCCATGGCTTTCCACGCGGTGGGCCGCTCCCCGATTGTAGGCGCCATGGTGGCCTTTGCGGCATCGTCGGCCGGTTTTAACGCCTCACTGATCCTCAACATCACCGATCTGCTGCTGGGCGGGATTTCCACCTCGGCTGCCCAGATTGTCGATGAAGCCTACGAGGTCTCCCCTCTGGCCAACATCTTCTTCGTCATCCCGTCGGCAGTGGTGCTTTCCCTCATCATCACGGTGGTCACGGAGTTCTTCATCGTCCGCAAGGCCCGCGAGCTGGTGGACCACGATGACCTGGACACCAGCGAGCTGGATTTCAGCGCCCACGCCCCTGCCCAGTCTGCCGATGCCCAGTCTGCTGATGGCCAGTCTGCCGATGCCCCCGCCGCCGAAGGCCAAGACGCCCTCTCCCTGGCACCAGCTGAGGCCCGCGGGCTGATGTGGTCTGGAGTGGCACTGCTGGTCTTCCTGGCAGCGTTCTTTGCACTGATCTTCATTCCGGGTTCGCCGTTTGCCAGCCCAGATGGGGAGTTTATGAACTCGCCCCTCATCCGCTCCATCGCAATCCCAATCTCCTTGGCTTTCTTCCTGGTCGGCGCGGTGTACGGCCTGGTGGTGGGCACCATCAAGGAAGCCGGCGACTTCCCAGAATTTATGGCCAAGGGCCTGCAAACGCTAGTACCGATGATTGTGCTGTTCTTTATGGTGGCGCAATTCCTGGCCTGGTTCAGCTGGTCTAACCTGGGCGTGTGGACGGCCATCAAGGGTTCAGAATTGCTCCAGGCCTGGGACCTGCCGCCGGTACTCATGTTCGCCGGTTTGGTGCTCATGGTGGCACTGCTGAACCTGTTTATCACCTCCGGTTCCGCGCAGTGGGCGCTGATGGCGCCGGTGGTCGTGCCGATGTTGATGTACGTTAACGTCTCCCCGGAAGTAGCCCAGATGCTCTTCCGTATTGGTGATAGCCCCACCAACATCATCACCCCGATGTCGCCCTACTTCGCCCTGGCGTTGACCTTCCTGCAGCGCTACTACAAGCGCGCTGGCGTGGGCACACTGATGTCGCT
- the ftsE gene encoding cell division ATP-binding protein FtsE — MITFENVSKLYPGSARPALDQVSFHIDPGEFAFLIGPSGSGKTSILKLLVCETTVDSGDIYLEDLHVNRLRGSRVNRLRRHIGYVFQDFRLLPRLSVYDNVAFALEVIGAPRSRVRQAVPEALELVGLETKAHRFPQELSGGEQQRVAVARAFVNRPPVVLADEPTGNLDPGSAADVIAVLERIQRTGTTVLMSTHNARAVNDMRQRVLELRAGVLVRDEARGVYGEAV; from the coding sequence GTGATCACGTTTGAGAATGTCAGCAAACTTTACCCCGGCAGCGCCCGCCCCGCACTGGACCAGGTGAGTTTCCACATTGATCCCGGAGAGTTTGCCTTCCTCATTGGCCCCAGCGGGTCTGGCAAGACGTCCATTCTCAAACTCTTGGTTTGCGAAACCACCGTGGACAGTGGCGACATCTATCTCGAAGACCTACACGTCAACCGGCTGCGCGGCTCCCGGGTTAACCGGCTGCGCCGCCACATTGGCTACGTTTTCCAGGATTTTCGCCTGCTGCCGCGGCTAAGCGTGTATGACAACGTGGCCTTCGCTCTGGAAGTCATCGGGGCCCCGCGCTCCCGGGTCCGCCAAGCGGTCCCGGAAGCTCTCGAATTGGTGGGCCTGGAGACCAAAGCCCACCGCTTCCCGCAGGAGCTCTCCGGCGGGGAGCAGCAGCGGGTGGCCGTAGCCCGCGCCTTTGTCAACCGTCCCCCGGTGGTACTGGCGGACGAGCCCACCGGCAACCTGGACCCGGGCAGCGCCGCGGACGTAATCGCCGTTCTCGAACGCATCCAACGCACCGGCACCACGGTGCTGATGTCCACCCATAACGCCCGGGCAGTCAACGACATGCGCCAGCGGGTGCTGGAATTGCGCGCCGGGGTGTTGGTGCGTGATGAGGCCCGTGGCGTCTATGGGGAGGCGGTCTAA
- a CDS encoding permease-like cell division protein FtsX, giving the protein MRGVYIAKATASGLRRNLTMTLALVITSAIAAAFVLLGALVTQMATAAKQAYLDEAVVLVQLEEQISAEDADCSGRLCAQLRARLEQDPAVVEVTFRNRAQSYARFVELFQDQDPDLVADTPEDALPAAFQVRLADPTDASAVTALADAPGVATVSDQAAEARAASRNLDAARTVAFGIAALQAVAALFLIANLVQISAFHRATDLSIMRMVGASRWFSAAPFVAEAALAVLAGVAVAAGAVAAAKHFLIDPALQDLYASGLLVPLADATVWHALPWVAGGSVAGAVAAALVGVAGYVKA; this is encoded by the coding sequence ATGCGTGGTGTGTATATCGCGAAGGCGACGGCCTCCGGGCTGCGCCGCAATCTGACCATGACCTTGGCGTTGGTGATTACCTCTGCTATCGCCGCGGCATTTGTGCTGTTGGGGGCGTTGGTTACCCAGATGGCCACCGCCGCTAAGCAGGCGTACTTGGATGAGGCAGTAGTGCTGGTGCAGTTGGAGGAGCAGATTTCTGCAGAGGACGCCGACTGCAGCGGGCGGTTGTGCGCCCAGTTGCGCGCCCGCCTGGAGCAGGACCCGGCGGTGGTGGAGGTGACCTTCCGCAACCGTGCGCAGTCTTACGCCCGCTTTGTGGAGCTCTTCCAGGACCAGGATCCCGACCTAGTTGCTGATACTCCCGAGGACGCCCTGCCCGCCGCCTTCCAGGTGCGCCTGGCCGATCCTACCGATGCTTCCGCTGTTACCGCGCTTGCCGATGCCCCCGGTGTAGCCACCGTTAGCGACCAAGCCGCCGAGGCTCGCGCCGCCTCCCGCAACTTGGACGCAGCCCGCACTGTGGCCTTCGGCATCGCCGCTCTGCAGGCCGTGGCGGCACTGTTTCTGATTGCCAATCTGGTGCAGATTTCTGCATTCCACCGCGCGACCGATTTGTCCATCATGCGCATGGTGGGCGCGAGCCGATGGTTTAGCGCCGCGCCCTTTGTGGCGGAGGCAGCCCTGGCGGTTCTGGCGGGTGTAGCTGTGGCCGCCGGTGCCGTGGCGGCGGCCAAGCACTTCCTTATCGACCCGGCTCTGCAGGATCTTTATGCTTCCGGTCTGTTGGTTCCGCTTGCCGATGCCACCGTGTGGCAC